One Nocardioides dongkuii genomic window, CCCGCGCGACGTCGAAGTCGTCGGGGTCCTTGAAGACGGCCGGGTCGCGGTTGGCCGCCCCGAGCAGTGCCGCGATCTTCTGGCCCTTCTCGACGACCACGTCGCCGACCTCGACGTCCTCGGTGGCGGTGCGCTCGAAGAGCTGCAGCGCCGAGTCGAAGCGCAGCATCTCCTCCACGCACGCCGGTACGTCGGGCCCCGGGCGCAGCCCGCGCTGCAGCATGGAGACCAGGCCGTTGCCGAACACGTTGACCGAGGCCTCGTGGCCGGCGTTCAGCAGCAGCACGACGGCCGCGACCACCTCGTCCTCGGTCAGCTCCGTCGCCACCAGGTCGGTCACCAGGTCGTCGCCCGGGTGCGCGCGGCGGTGCGTGACCAGGTCGCGCACCAGCGCGGCGAAGTCGGTTGCGGCGCGGACGGCGGCGTCGACGACAGCCTCGGACGGCGCCGCCTCGTACATCCGCACGATCGCCTGCGACCAGTCCCGCAGCTCGGGGGCGTGCACCGCCGGGACGCCGAGCAGCTCGGCGATCACCAGCACCGGCAGCGGCTCGGCGTACTCGCCGACGACGTCGAAGCCCGCGGGGTCGACCTCGGCGAGCAGGCCCGCCGCGAGCTCGCGGACGCGCGGGCGCAGCCGCTCGACGTGACCGCGGCTGAACGCCGAGGCGACGGGACGCCGCAGCCGGGCGTGCTCCGGCGGCTCGTTCTCCATCATCTGGTTGCGGTGCAGCAGGTTGAACGGCTCGAGGTAGTCGAGCGGCTCCTTGTCGCGCCACAGCCGGCCGAGCCGGCGGTCGCGCTGCACCGCGCCGACGGTGGCGTGCGCGAAGGTGAGGTACATCCCCGACGCCTCGTGCCAGGCGACCCCGTGCCGCGCCCGCTCCTCGGCGAAGAACGGGTACGGGTCGGCGACGACCTCGGGGGCGGTCAGGTCAAGCGAGGTCGTCGGGACCGAAGGCATCGGGCAGAACCTCTTTCATCGTCTTGAGACCGGAGACCGTCCAGCACACCAGCGACGGGCCGCCGTTCTCCCAG contains:
- a CDS encoding cytochrome P450, with amino-acid sequence MPSVPTTSLDLTAPEVVADPYPFFAEERARHGVAWHEASGMYLTFAHATVGAVQRDRRLGRLWRDKEPLDYLEPFNLLHRNQMMENEPPEHARLRRPVASAFSRGHVERLRPRVRELAAGLLAEVDPAGFDVVGEYAEPLPVLVIAELLGVPAVHAPELRDWSQAIVRMYEAAPSEAVVDAAVRAATDFAALVRDLVTHRRAHPGDDLVTDLVATELTEDEVVAAVVLLLNAGHEASVNVFGNGLVSMLQRGLRPGPDVPACVEEMLRFDSALQLFERTATEDVEVGDVVVEKGQKIAALLGAANRDPAVFKDPDDFDVARAANPHLAFGVGVHFCLGAPLARMELAESVAALWGRFPDLALAGEPVSRGTFVLRGYHSVPVEGSLG